A single region of the Anderseniella sp. Alg231-50 genome encodes:
- the rplD gene encoding 50S ribosomal protein L4 translates to MKTDIQTLQAKKAGTVDLSDEIFGLEPRGDLLHRMVTWQLAKRRAGTHKTKGRAEINRTGARFGRQKGGGRARHGSRRVGIFVGGGKAHGPVVRSHATGLPKKVRALALRHALSAKVKANELIILDSSDVKTPKTKDLAGAFSKLGLTNVLVIDGAEVNENFAKAASNLINVDVLPVQGINVYDILRRQNLVLTKAAVEALEARFK, encoded by the coding sequence ATGAAAACCGATATTCAAACACTTCAGGCCAAGAAGGCGGGCACGGTTGACCTGTCCGACGAGATTTTCGGCCTCGAGCCTCGCGGTGACTTGTTGCACCGCATGGTGACATGGCAGTTGGCCAAGCGCCGCGCCGGTACACACAAGACCAAGGGCCGCGCGGAAATCAACCGCACTGGTGCTCGTTTCGGTCGCCAGAAGGGCGGCGGTCGGGCGCGTCACGGTTCGCGCCGGGTCGGTATATTTGTCGGGGGTGGCAAGGCTCATGGGCCGGTAGTCCGCAGTCACGCCACTGGCCTTCCCAAGAAGGTCAGGGCGCTGGCCCTTCGTCATGCACTGTCGGCCAAGGTCAAGGCCAACGAACTGATCATTCTGGACAGTTCTGACGTGAAGACACCGAAGACCAAGGATCTGGCAGGCGCATTTTCGAAACTCGGCCTGACTAATGTGCTGGTGATCGACGGTGCCGAAGTGAATGAAAACTTCGCCAAGGCTGCCAGCAACCTGATCAATGTCGATGTGCTGCCGGTTCAGGGCATCAATGTTTACGACATCCTGCGCCGTCAGAACCTGGTTCTGACCAAGGCTGCCGTTGAAGCGCTGGAGGCGCGGTTCAAATGA
- the rpsL gene encoding 30S ribosomal protein S12, with the protein MPTINQLIRKPRVAQKTRNKVPAMQECPQKRGVCTRVYTTTPKKPNSALRKVARVRLTNGFEVTSYIPGEGHNLQEHSVVMIRGGRVKDLPGVRYHIIRGVLDTQGLAKRRQRRSKYGAKRPK; encoded by the coding sequence ATGCCCACGATCAACCAGCTTATTCGCAAACCCCGTGTTGCGCAAAAGACCCGCAACAAGGTTCCGGCGATGCAGGAATGCCCGCAGAAACGTGGTGTTTGCACCCGTGTCTACACAACGACCCCGAAGAAGCCGAACTCGGCGCTTCGCAAGGTTGCCCGTGTGCGTCTGACCAATGGGTTCGAAGTTACCAGTTACATTCCCGGCGAAGGCCATAACCTTCAGGAACACTCCGTGGTGATGATCCGCGGCGGTCGTGTGAAGGACCTTCCCGGTGTCCGTTATCATATCATTCGCGGCGTTCTGGATACGCAAGGGTTGGCCAAGCGCCGCCAGCGTCGGTCCAAGTACGGCGCCAAGCGTCCTAAATAA
- the tuf gene encoding elongation factor Tu: protein MAKAKFERNKPHCNIGTIGHVDHGKTSLTAAITKVLAESGGAEFSAYDEIDKAPEEKARGITISTAHVEYETDNRHYAHVDCPGHADYVKNMITGAAQMDGAILVVSASDGPMPQTREHILLARQVGVPALVVFMNKVDQVDDEELLELVEMEIRELLSSYDFPGDDIPIVRGSALAALEDKTPEIGKXAVIKLMAAVDEYIPQPERPIDQPFLMPIEDVFSISGRGTVVTGRVERGVVKVGEEIEIVGIRDTTKTTCTGVEMFRKLLDQGQAGDNIGALLRGVDREGVERGQVLCKPGSITPHKKFKAEAYILTKEEGGRHTPFFGNYRPQFYFRTTDVTGVVTLPEGTEMVMPGDNVSFEVELITPIAMEEKLRFAIREGGRTVGAGVVAGIIE, encoded by the coding sequence ATGGCCAAGGCAAAGTTTGAACGTAACAAGCCGCACTGCAATATCGGCACGATTGGTCACGTTGACCATGGCAAGACGTCGCTGACGGCGGCGATCACGAAGGTTCTGGCTGAATCTGGTGGTGCGGAATTTTCCGCCTATGACGAGATTGACAAGGCACCTGAGGAAAAAGCCCGTGGTATTACCATTTCCACGGCTCACGTTGAGTATGAGACGGATAACCGTCACTACGCCCACGTGGATTGCCCGGGCCATGCTGACTATGTGAAGAACATGATCACCGGTGCTGCCCAGATGGATGGTGCTATTCTGGTTGTGTCTGCATCTGACGGTCCTATGCCGCAGACCCGCGAGCACATCCTGCTTGCGCGCCAGGTTGGTGTGCCTGCGCTTGTTGTGTTCATGAACAAGGTTGACCAGGTTGACGACGAAGAGCTGCTTGAGCTTGTCGAGATGGAAATCCGCGAGYTGYTGTCGTCTTACGACTTCCCTGGCGATGATATTCCGATCGTGCGCGGTTCAGCGCTTGCAGCCCTGGAAGACAAGACACCTGAGATYGGCAARGASGCTGTTATCAAGCTGATGGCAGCTGTTGATGAGTACATTCCTCAGCCTGAGCGTCCGATTGACCAGCCGTTCCTGATGCCGATCGAGGAYGTGTTCTCGATTTCCGGTCGTGGTACGGTTGTGACCGGTCGTGTTGAGCGTGGTGTTGTGAAGGTTGGTGAGGAAATCGAGATTGTCGGTATCCGTGACACCACCAAGACGACGTGCACGGGCGTTGAGATGTTCCGCAAGCTGCTCGATCAGGGCCAGGCCGGCGACAACATCGGTGCGCTGCTGCGTGGTGTTGACCGTGAAGGTGTCGAGCGCGGTCAGGTACTGTGCAAGCCCGGTTCGATCACGCCGCATAAGAAGTTCAAGGCAGAAGCCTACATTCTGACCAAGGAAGAAGGCGGTCGTCATACMCCGTTCTTCGGCAAYTACCGTCCGCAGTTTTACTTCCGTACGACGGATGTGACGGGTGTTGTTACGCTTCCTGAAGGGACCGAAATGGTTATGCCTGGCGACAATGTGTCGTTTGAAGTTGAACTGATCACGCCGATCGCGATGGAAGAGAAGCTGCGCTTCGCCATCCGTGAAGGTGGTCGTACCGTCGGTGCAGGCGTCGTTGCCGGCATCATAGAGTAA
- the fusA gene encoding elongation factor G, protein MARTHELKDYRNFGIMAHIDAGKTTVTERILFYSGKSHKIGEVHDGAATMDWMEQEQERGITITSAATTTEWLGKRLNIIDTPGHVDFTIEVERSLRVLDGAVCVLDSNAGVEPQTETVWRQGDKYRVPRIVFCNKMDKIGADFDKCLSDIKERLGARPIAIQMPIGAEDDFKGVIDLVRMKAIVWKTEDMGAEYTEMDIPAELQDRADELRLEMIEAAVELDEPAMEAYLEGTEPDFDTLQRLLRQAVLSSAFFPVLCGSAFKNKGVQTLLDAVVAYLPSPLEVPAIRGIDTKTEEETVRKSSDDEPLSLLAFKIMDDPYGVLTFARIYSGKLSKGSTVLNSTRGKTERIGRMVLMHSNSREEISDAYAGDIVALVGLKEARTGDTLCDVAKPVILEKMEFPDPVIEMAVEPKTKADQEKMGLALAKLSTEDPSFYVSTDEESGQTIIKGMGELHLDIKVDILRRQHKIDVNVGAPQVAYRETITKATDIDYTHKKQTGGTGQFARVKFTVEPGEENSGMVFESKVVGGNVPKEYLPGVEKGLNSVMTSGNIIGFPMVDVKVTLNDGAYHEVDSSAIAFEIASRSALREAISKAGPVLLEPVMKVEVVSPEEYLGSVIGDLNSRRGQIAGTTARGNAQVVNAMVPLANMFGYVNNLRSMSQGRAAYTMSFDHYSEVPRNVADEVVAKYA, encoded by the coding sequence ATGGCCCGCACGCACGAACTTAAAGACTACCGCAACTTTGGCATCATGGCGCACATTGACGCCGGCAAGACCACTGTTACCGAGCGTATCCTTTTCTACTCCGGCAAGAGCCACAAGATTGGTGAAGTGCACGACGGCGCCGCCACCATGGACTGGATGGAGCAGGAGCAGGAGCGTGGCATCACGATTACCTCTGCTGCGACCACGACCGAGTGGCTCGGCAAGCGCCTGAACATCATTGACACGCCTGGCCACGTTGACTTCACCATTGAAGTAGAGCGCTCGCTGCGCGTTCTGGATGGCGCGGTTTGCGTGCTTGACTCCAATGCCGGTGTTGAGCCTCAGACCGAGACGGTCTGGCGCCAGGGCGACAAGTACCGCGTGCCTCGCATCGTGTTCTGCAACAAGATGGACAAGATCGGTGCTGACTTCGACAAATGCCTGTCGGACATCAAGGAGCGCCTTGGTGCACGCCCGATCGCGATTCAGATGCCAATCGGTGCTGAGGACGATTTCAAGGGTGTTATCGACCTTGTTCGCATGAAGGCCATTGTCTGGAAAACCGAAGACATGGGTGCGGAATATACAGAAATGGATATTCCCGCTGAACTGCAGGACCGGGCCGACGAACTGCGCCTTGAAATGATTGAGGCTGCCGTCGAACTGGATGAGCCTGCAATGGAAGCGTATCTGGAAGGTACCGAGCCTGACTTCGATACGCTGCAGAGATTGTTGCGTCAGGCGGTTCTGTCGTCCGCATTCTTCCCGGTTCTGTGTGGTTCTGCCTTTAAGAACAAGGGTGTCCAGACACTTCTTGACGCAGTTGTCGCGTATCTTCCTTCACCTTTGGAAGTACCAGCCATCAGGGGCATCGACACCAAGACCGAAGAAGAAACGGTTCGCAAGTCATCTGATGATGAGCCGCTTTCGCTGCTCGCCTTCAAGATCATGGACGACCCTTATGGTGTCCTGACCTTTGCCCGCATCTATTCCGGCAAGCTGTCCAAGGGCTCAACCGTGTTGAACTCGACGCGCGGCAAGACCGAGCGTATCGGCCGGATGGTGCTGATGCACTCGAACAGCCGTGAGGAAATTTCTGATGCCTATGCCGGCGACATTGTTGCGCTGGTCGGTCTGAAAGAAGCACGTACGGGTGATACGCTTTGTGATGTCGCCAAGCCTGTGATCCTGGAAAAGATGGAATTTCCTGATCCGGTCATTGAGATGGCTGTTGAGCCGAAAACCAAGGCTGACCAGGAAAAGATGGGTCTGGCGCTTGCCAAGCTGTCTACTGAAGATCCGTCCTTCTATGTGTCTACCGACGAAGAAAGCGGCCAGACCATCATCAAGGGCATGGGCGAGCTGCATCTCGACATCAAGGTCGACATCCTGCGTCGCCAGCACAAGATCGATGTCAATGTGGGTGCGCCTCAGGTTGCCTATCGTGAGACCATCACCAAGGCGACCGATATTGACTACACGCACAAGAAACAGACCGGTGGTACTGGCCAGTTTGCTCGCGTGAAGTTCACTGTCGAGCCTGGCGAGGAAAATTCCGGGATGGTGTTCGAGAGCAAGGTTGTTGGCGGCAATGTTCCGAAGGAATACCTGCCCGGCGTGGAAAAGGGCCTGAACTCGGTGATGACGTCCGGCAATATCATCGGCTTCCCGATGGTCGACGTGAAAGTCACTCTCAATGACGGCGCCTATCATGAAGTCGACTCCTCGGCGATTGCCTTCGAAATTGCATCGCGCTCTGCGCTTCGTGAAGCTATTTCCAAGGCGGGCCCGGTTCTGCTTGAGCCGGTTATGAAGGTTGAGGTCGTTTCGCCTGAAGAATATCTCGGGTCTGTTATCGGTGACCTGAATTCCCGTCGTGGCCAGATTGCCGGTACAACCGCACGCGGTAACGCGCAGGTTGTGAATGCAATGGTGCCGCTGGCAAACATGTTTGGCTACGTGAACAATTTGCGCTCGATGAGCCAGGGTCGCGCTGCCTACACCATGTCGTTTGATCACTATTCTGAAGTGCCGCGCAATGTGGCTGATGAAGTGGTCGCAAAGTACGCGTAA
- the rpsG gene encoding 30S ribosomal protein S7 produces MSRRHRAEKRVINPDPKFADLILSKFMNNLMLDGRKSVAERIVYGAFDKIEEKLRQEPLTVFHQALENVSPAVEVRSRRVGGATYQVPVEVRTERRQALAIRWLITAARGRNENTMIERLSGELMDAASNRGTAVKKREDTHRMAEANRAFSHYRW; encoded by the coding sequence ATGTCACGCCGTCACCGCGCAGAAAAACGCGTAATCAATCCGGACCCGAAGTTCGCTGATCTGATCCTGTCGAAATTCATGAACAACCTGATGCTCGATGGCAGGAAATCTGTCGCTGAGCGTATTGTTTATGGTGCGTTCGACAAGATCGAGGAAAAGCTGCGCCAGGAGCCGCTCACCGTTTTTCACCAGGCGCTGGAAAATGTATCTCCAGCAGTTGAAGTTCGTTCGCGCCGTGTCGGTGGTGCAACATACCAGGTGCCGGTTGAAGTGCGCACCGAGCGCCGTCAGGCACTGGCGATCCGCTGGCTGATTACAGCTGCACGCGGTCGCAACGAAAACACAATGATCGAGCGTTTGTCCGGCGAGCTCATGGATGCTGCCAGCAATCGCGGTACCGCAGTAAAGAAGCGTGAAGATACTCACCGGATGGCAGAAGCGAACCGCGCTTTCTCCCATTACCGCTGGTAA
- a CDS encoding VOC family protein has protein sequence MQQQVETWWHELNTWDALEARNFYRRTLGWTFEQVTLPDGEPYWLARKGGKTVGGVYSLSAPTYKGIPAHWMTYMAVDDLDRAAQETASAGGEVTRPATEIPGIGKIAIVTDASGALLGLIEPALEQLDESAKTVDHDLMDEDDSIEFAPELATANRRNARYSLPN, from the coding sequence ATGCAACAACAAGTCGAAACATGGTGGCACGAACTGAATACCTGGGATGCGCTTGAAGCGCGAAACTTCTATCGCCGCACCCTGGGATGGACGTTTGAACAAGTCACCCTGCCCGATGGCGAACCCTACTGGCTGGCCCGCAAGGGCGGCAAGACGGTAGGTGGTGTCTACAGCCTCTCCGCACCAACCTACAAAGGCATTCCGGCCCACTGGATGACATACATGGCGGTTGATGATCTCGACCGCGCTGCACAGGAAACCGCATCGGCCGGCGGGGAAGTAACCCGCCCGGCGACCGAAATTCCCGGGATAGGAAAGATTGCCATCGTGACCGATGCATCAGGCGCCCTCCTGGGACTGATTGAACCGGCGCTCGAGCAACTGGACGAAAGCGCCAAGACTGTCGACCATGACCTGATGGATGAAGACGACTCTATCGAGTTTGCACCGGAACTGGCGACAGCCAACCGCAGAAACGCAAGGTATTCGCTGCCCAACTGA
- the rpsJ gene encoding 30S ribosomal protein S10 produces the protein MQKQNIRIRLEAFDHRVLDGSAREIVNTAKRTGAQVRGPVPLPTRIERFTVNRSPHVDKKSREQFEMRTHRRILDIVDPTPQTVDALMKLDLAAGVDVEIKL, from the coding sequence ATGCAAAAACAGAATATTCGCATCCGTCTCGAAGCGTTCGACCATCGGGTTCTCGATGGTTCGGCACGTGAAATCGTGAATACGGCCAAGCGCACCGGCGCTCAGGTTCGTGGTCCGGTTCCGCTGCCGACGCGGATTGAACGGTTCACCGTGAACCGCTCGCCCCACGTGGACAAGAAGAGCCGCGAACAGTTTGAGATGCGCACGCATCGTCGCATTCTGGATATTGTTGACCCAACTCCGCAAACGGTGGACGCGCTGATGAAGCTCGACCTTGCTGCTGGTGTTGATGTTGAGATCAAGCTCTGA
- a CDS encoding 50S ribosomal protein L23, with protein MSMEKNYNIIRAPSITEKATLLSEANQVVFNVAGTASKPEIKKAVEELFNVKVKAVNTLVRKGKTKRFRGIRGRQSDVKKAIVTLEDGQSIDVTTGL; from the coding sequence ATGAGCATGGAAAAAAACTACAATATTATCCGCGCACCATCGATTACCGAAAAGGCGACACTGTTGAGTGAAGCCAACCAGGTGGTTTTCAATGTTGCCGGTACCGCTTCCAAGCCGGAAATCAAGAAAGCTGTTGAAGAGCTGTTCAATGTCAAGGTGAAGGCAGTGAACACGCTGGTTCGCAAGGGTAAGACCAAGCGTTTCCGCGGCATTCGGGGTCGGCAGAGTGATGTGAAAAAAGCGATTGTCACACTCGAAGATGGCCAGTCCATCGACGTGACGACCGGTCTTTAA